In Juglans microcarpa x Juglans regia isolate MS1-56 chromosome 7D, Jm3101_v1.0, whole genome shotgun sequence, the following are encoded in one genomic region:
- the LOC121239962 gene encoding germin-like protein 9-3 gives MASTLLKNLLLSLLVVSAGFWVAKASDPDILFDFVAPANSTNNFDGNYFTFIGLRGVLFNSTSPNFKVTKASMAEFPALKGQSVSFAILQYPAGGLNPPHTHPRSAELLFLVQGSLQVGFVDTTNKLYNQTLQVGDMFIFPKGLVHFQYNANTTGTATAVSAFGSANAGTISIPANVFTTGIDDVILAKAFKTDIATIQNITAGLITPKT, from the coding sequence ATGGCCTCAACTTTGCTGAAAAATCTTCTCCTTTCCCTCCTAGTTGTCTCTGCTGGTTTTTGGGTTGCAAAAGCAAGTGATCCAGACATCCTATTTGACTTTGTAGCCCCAGCAAATTCTACAAACAATTTTGATGGAAACTATTTCACATTCATTGGACTACGTGGAGTGCTATTCAACAGTACCTCGCCAAACTTCAAGGTGACAAAAGCTAGCATGGCAGAGTTCCCGGCTTTGAAAGGCCAAAGCGTTTCTTTTGCCATTCTCCAATACCCTGCAGGTGGTCTTAACCCGCCTCACACCCACCCTCGCTCTGCAGAACTTCTGTTTCTCGTGCAAGGAAGTCTTCAGGTTGGTTTCGTAGATACCACTAACAAGCTTTACAATCAGACTCTCCAAGTTGGGGACATGTTCATATTTCCTAAGGGACTTGTACACTTCCAATACAATGCGAATACCACCGGAACAGCCACAGCCGTATCTGCTTTCGGTAGTGCAAATGCTGGAACTATTTCAATCCCTGCTAACGTTTTTACTACTGGCATTGATGATGTAATCCTTGCCAAGGCTTTCAAGACTGATATTGCTACCATTCAGAATATCACGGCCGGTCTAATTACACCCAAGACTTAG
- the LOC121239961 gene encoding germin-like protein 9-3 → MASKTFSLKFFSLLVSLFSIIGMAIAGDPNILADFIVPQNATTIDGNFFTFTGLRSFVESGPPTTFKVLKVSMVEFPALNGQSVSYAVLEFANGTTNPPHTHPRSAELLFLVQGSLQVGFVDTTSKLFTQTLQAGDMFVFPKGLVHFQYNAAQTPAVAISAFGSANAGTVSIPNTLFITGIDDNVLAKSFKTNVATIQALKAGLAPKP, encoded by the coding sequence ATGGCCTCTAAAACTTTCTCCCTGAAATTCTTCTCGCTActagtttctttattttctataatcGGAATGGCAATAGCCGGAGATCCAAACATCCTCGCCGACTTTATAGTCCCCCAAAATGCCACCACGATTGATGGAAATTTCTTCACATTTACTGGCTTGCGTTCCTTTGTCGAGTCAGGCCCTCCCACGACCTTTAAGGTGTTGAAAGTAAGCATGGTTGAATTCCCAGCACTCAATGGACAGAGTGTTTCCTATGCTGTATTGGAGTTTGCAAATGGCACAACCAATCCACCACACACTCATCCTCGCTCAGCTGAGCTCCTTTTCTTGGTTCAGGGTTCCCTTCAAGTGGGGTTTGTTGATACAACCAGCAAGCTCTTTACACAAACACTTCAAGCGGGTGATATGTTTGTGTTTCCCAAGGGACTTGTGCACTTTCAATACAACGCTGCACAAACACCTGCTGTAGCAATTTCAGCTTTTGGGAGTGCAAATGCTGGAACTGTTTCAATTCCCAACACCTTGTTCATCACTGGCATTGATGATAATGTCTTGGCTAAATCCTTCAAGACCAATGTTGCAACCATTCAAGCTCTCAAGGCTGGCCTTGCTCCTAAACCTTGA
- the LOC121238185 gene encoding uncharacterized protein LOC121238185 has product MSLDKASRLRKLQINELDEALWDAYDNAQLAKERMKILHDQKIHPKHFTLGQEVLLYNSRLHIFPVKLKSRWSGTYIVKKVHLHGTVDIVNPKNGNSFTVNGQRLKPFLKVFDPHEEILLVQGSREVF; this is encoded by the coding sequence atgtcaCTTGATAAAGCTTCAAGGTTGAGAAAATTGCAGATCAATGAATTGGATGAAGCTCTTTGGGATGCCTATGACAACGCTCAGTTGGCGAAGGAACGCATGAAAATTCTACATGATCAGAAAATTCATCCCAAGCATTTCACACTTGGCCAGGAAGTTCTTCTTTATAACTCTCGCTTACATATTTTTCCTGTTAAATTGAAATCCCGATGGAGTGGGACATACATTGTAAAGAAGGTTCATCTTCACGGGACAGTAGACATTGTCAATCCGAAGAATGGAAATAGCTTTACTGTCAATGGACAACGTCTAAAGCCGTTTCTGAAGGTCTTTGATCCAcacgaagagatcttgcttgtgcaagGTTCTAGAGAagtgttttga